The nucleotide sequence cttataatttagaacgtaaGGACCGTGGGTTCACAGGTTGGGCTGGGCTGTATGCTAGTCGTGGGAAATCTCTCAACTTGCGTTGTCATCAATATCAATTGTCTTTAATTTAAAGTAATTATAATAGATAACGATAGCATATCCTAGCAAATAAGAACCAAAAGGAGTCCATATAAGATTAAGTTAATTCTAATTTAGGAACAATCTACATAAGATAGAGAATGTTTAAAAAATATATGTAGGGAACTAGTTTAATATTTTTTGAGCTAAATCTAATTTTCTATTATTCTTTAAGATTATAAAACAagattttaggatttttaattgcaTAGTTTTTCATTAAATACTTAATTTTTTAATAGTCCTTTATAGACCGATTTACCCCCTAAGTATCATTGGAGTGTAGTCTGACTTACATTCTTGGCTGATGTCACGCTACGTAGGATGGTTGACATGTTGCCATGTCAACAAAAACCACTATAAGAAAAACGCTCATCATGCAAAAACAAATTGTTTTGGAAGTTAAATTGTCAAAAAAATAGTTTTATAAGTGAGGGGGAAATCAAATGACCACGAAAGTTATGGGGTGAGCATCTCCGAGAATCTTTGTAaatcttactctctaaatcatcatttatagcgtcatttgcataaaaatcggtTTATATATCTTTCCACTAGTACAGAAATCATTTTTTAGCGACGCCACCCTTTTTTATCAGAGGCGGTTCAACTAGCACGCCGCCTCTAACCGCGCCGGTGAGCACTGTAGCTCAGTGACCGCCTCGGCGCCTCTGAAGATCCAAGTTCAGGGGCGGTTCTATTAAGAAAACCGCCTCCGATAGACATCCATTTTCATAGGCGGTTGCTTTAAGAGAACCGCCCCTGAAAATGGATCTTCAGAGACGGTCCGCTCTCCAACAGTTTTTTTATATCTTGTATACACTTTAGATAGTTATTCTACGAGAAATCTAGAATATAAGATCAATTCCAAAAAAAATAGTTAAACGTTTTGTAAAGCTAAATATAGCTATTattgagaaaaaaaattattccAACAGATTATGTAAACGCCTCTCTAAATTTAGTTGTTGTCTATTCCTGAAAATTTGGTCGATAGATTTGGACGACGAGAGTCGCTGGCTATCCGACCTTTTCCCGCACAGTGCCTCATCCCCTGCACGAACGTGCCATTGCCAGAGCTGCTCTAGACTCACAAGGTGCTCAACGCCATGCTCAAGCCGGGCGCGCCACAACTAGGTGCCGAAGATAACTGGGTTGTGGCGCGCCAAATAAAAATGTTGTTGGAGAGTATTTTTTAATTAAAATCTCTATTCCCAATAAACATTACCGTCTAATCTAAATCCAACCATCAATACTCATCCTCAGCCATGGGATTGAACACCTTCTCCCTTGTTGCTAGTTTATCTTCACTTTCAGACACCTGTAGGATATAAAATGTGTCCTAATAATTAAAAAGAATATAAAAAGTCTCTTGGATTTGTTTTTTTCTCTGTCTTCCGATACATCCCTCAGAAGGAACGATCGTGATAATATGGGGAAGTTAGTACTCGGTATAAAATGACAATATACTAGCGACAAATCATGGAAGTTTCCATTGAATGTGTAGTCGTCTCCATCAGTTGTAAGCGCAGGATGGTCAAGTCACTAGTAGCTCGCCAAACCCTTCAAAAAGTCGACGGCAGGACATCAAGAAATTGACACCGGAATCCGGATCAACATGATCCAGTGACCAGTCCACCGAAATAAACTGAGCCGCAACTGCTGATCCGTGAACAGAGAACATGTCGGCATTGCGGCATTCTCTACCGATCATCCTCCTGCAGCTGTACATGCTCTGCGTCCTACCACCGGCGGCGGCTAAGGTCACTGCGCTGATCGTGTTCGGCGACTCAACGGTCGACACGGGCAACAACAACTACATCTCCACGCTCCTCAAGAGCGACTTCGCGCCCTATGGCCGCGACCTCCGGCCGCCGGGAAGCGGCAGTGGTGGGCAGCCCACCGGCCGGTTCTCCAACGGCCGCCTCGCCGTCGACTTCATCTCCGAGGCTTTTGGCCTCCCCCCACTCGTGCCGGCGTACCTGGACCCCAACGTCAACATGAGCAGCCTTGCCACCGGCGCCTGCTTCGCTTCTGCAGGAGCCGGCTACGACAACGCCACGTCTGATCTTTTTGTAAGAAAGACGCCATCGTGCTCGTGCACAAAAAAAATAGGTTCTTTGTTACGACGCCAGTGAACGCCGCCTCCGACAAACATGTCGATCCGTTTTGCAGTCCGTTCTGCCGCTGTGGAAAGAGCTGGACTACTTCAAAGAGTACGCGGCGAAGCTGAGGAGCTTCCAGGGCGAGGACAGAGCTCAGGAGACGCTGTCGGAGGCGCTCTACGTCGTGAGCATGGGCACCAACGACTTCCTGGAGAACTACTACGCCGTGAGGAGCGGCCACGCGGCGGAGTACGCGGAGTCGGCGTCGGGCTACGCGGGCTACCTCCTGGGCGTGGCGGAGTCGTTCGCGCGCGCGCTGCACGCGCTGGGCGCGCGCAAGCTGGACCTCAACGGGCTCCCGCCCATGGGGTGCCTCCCGCTGGAACGCCACGCGGTCACGGGCGCCTGCACCGAGGAATACAACGACGTGGCGCGGGCCTTCAACGCGGGCCTCCGCGACCTGGTGGCGCGCCTGGACGGCGATGGCGGCGCCAGGGTCGTCTACGGCGACGTGTACGGCCCTGTGGCGGACGTGCTCGCCGACCCGGCGGCGTACGGGTTCGAGGACATCCGGGCCGGGTGCTGCGGCACCACGGGGCGGTTCGAGATGGGGTACATGTGCAACGAGGCCAGCCCGCTGACGTGCGCGGACGCCGGCAAGTACGCGTTCTGGGACGCCATCCACCCCACGGAGCACCTCCACTGCTTCCTCGCCGACCGCAAGATGAACACCACGCTCTACGTGTTCCAGTCATAGTTTTAAATCTCCCACTATAGCTGCTGATATAGCCCGCTATAGCCTTTTGATGTGGGGTGCCGCTATTTGGGTTCATGTATAATTTAGCTGCTATATCCCGCTATAGCCCGATATAGTCCTGCTATTAGCTGTTTTAGAGATATACCGCTAAACAccttagcccgctatttaaaacatTGGTTCCAGTAAAAAAACATGGAACAGGGTCGCATCGCCGTTGCTTCGTTATCAAATTAAACAGCAGACAACAGTAAATCAATCCGTGAATCGAGCGATGCGGTTGTTCAACCATTTGCTGCAAGAGAGGGAAAGAAATGAACCTACTACAAGACGTATACGGTTATGTTAGTTTCCTTGTCATGCAAAGCAATGGCGTGGAGGCAAGGACGCGTAGACATGTGCGACGCAACTACGGCCCTGTTCTGCTGCATTTTTCAGTGAACGAGAAGTGTTTTCTTCTCATAATAGATTAATATAAGTcgaatttcagcgaaacgaaccggGCCTACACCTACTGACCTACATTTTCATTTTCTTCGTGCAAAAAGGAGGATCATGTCAGTCCACACACCCTAAAACTGCTACATAATTTTGATAACTACCaccttagaaaaaaaaacatcattttAACACCTTATCGCTCAAAGCACAGTTTTCTTATGTCAGTCCACAGTAAATTTTCTCACCCTACAAAACTCTGTCGTGCTAATACAAAAGAAGGTGATGAATGGCACATCTAAAGCATTTCATTTTTCCTAAAAAGCAGGCGCCTGAAATCTGGCTTTGCTTTAGGCGACAACGTGATCCTTTGATCTAGTTTCAAGGTTCGTACATCTGATCCGTTAGATCTCCATCTCATGACTCACAATCGTTGCCTCAACAAATGCTAGTTTTCAATCACCTCCGAACAGAGCAAATCCCAAAGCATTTCGCATGTCTCCCGGTCATCTAGTAACATTACTCAATAACCACAAACAATGACCGAAAACAACTGAATAGATGAACTGTATTCCTTTGAGCAACACATGAGTAAGCTCCATCAAACTAGAGTCTCCCTTCTCCTAAAATACAAGTCAAGTAGTTGCATGGCCGAAGAGGAAGACATGTTCGTGAAGTCCGCAAGGCACCGTAGGTCTACCGACAATCAATGCTACACGTAGCTAGTCTTCCAAAGCAACGTTGAAGAGCAAGCGAAGTtgcgatcgatgaaccaataagtcCACATGGTGacataaagtggatcatatcatcaaCATGGAGATGAATTGGAATgtgcaagacaaaggtatatttgtagaacATTTCATTTCATCGATCAAAGGctgtgtagagaagtgcatggCCAGATTTAGgttagatggttgtactattaagaggggccaacttgtttgcatatcggtcatctagtgccacttgagcgatctaactttgcatgcgatgctaggatcgagtggcgtggaaaGAGGAGTgaaaatcctttgaaaaatgattgtgaaaatgttgTAGGGTGTCGGACCCTGAGAATTGGTCTGATGCCTAGCGTAGGGCCGGTCCGACGGTGCAGAAATCATTTCTGGACCTCTCTTGAGTGCGTCGGACCTTCGGTAACGATTGGTCCGCCAGTCATCGAATCATGGACGTTCAGACCTTGCGCAAAAGAGTCGTTGGGCGCCGACTGCTAGTTTCAAATGGTTGGTACACGTGGCATGTTTCTAGGGTGTCAGACCTTGACGTCCATGGTCCGACGCTATGCGTAGGATGGTCCGACGCTCTCGtgttttgcccaatgaaggggccAATGGTCACTTTGCCCTTGGGGATATAAATAGGACCCTTGTCCACCTTGGGCTAGTTGATCAACACccttgggacttagtgtccatgttTGGGGAGTGCTggagagcctctaactcacttgtgcaagTAGTGATTGCATcagattgcgagtgagtgatcgctagtgcgttgcattgagagattgcatcgagtggcactagatgattaagttgcaagccagtggtgcttgttagtcttagagattgccacctcctagatggcttggaggctTGTGTGCTTCGTTGTAGCACGCTCGAGATTGAGCGTTGCTCTAAAAGTGACCACATCCGTATTGTGAACGgtgttgtgctcgccccgtgagagattgcgaagagcaactctagtaaaagcGAGGCGTGAAGAGCGTCAAGTGGTCCGGCCGGTTCAAGTGCTAGAGATCATGGTGAGCACTCCATATGGGAGAGTGTGATATGGGGTCACCACTAGCCAGAGGATTGGCATCAACCTTGAGCTTGCATCAACGGGGAATAAGTGGTTGGCAAACCACTAAATCTCGGGATAAAATCATTGTCAtcatcttcctgttggtttgcaattctctatcacaagcttgtatttacttgttcatattgttgtgcttgtgttgttgctcctGTCCTtgcttagcttgtgtagctaagttgttgTTGCTCTCTAgtttagcttatgtagctttgcttgtTGAGTAGTGCTAGTGTGCTTAGGCTTTGTGCGTTtttcatcactagcatgtgtaggagctctctttgTTGTGCTAGTTGcaaaggtttgtgtgaccttgctaactagaattgtgtaggtgaGTTCTAccgtcgacaaaagatgcttggtagtcctccgaggggtattccacgaaggtatattgatcggcagaggtgcgcgtaatcaagaacaagaaggcaacagagacacgagagttagacaggttcgggccgtcagcacgacgtaataccctactcctgtggtctgttgatttgtattGGTGATCGTATGACATTGAGTGTGTTttaagggggtccctgcctgccttatatagtctagggggcagggttacaaattagttagatctaggagataaccaaaaagtaataacatattacatgaatcatgggatcgaacataATCTAATAGATcttatagtatcttcaggatatcttcctggtgtcttgtgggggcacgccgagcagtgccgtgcactGCAAGACTTTGTCTTATGGACTAGACCACCCCTAGGGACACAACCCATGTAGTCtatcatgggtatctagggtcatacccccccacagctagtccccgagcgccttgtatccactatacaatgccgtcttgagcttgtttgAGTAGGTGTGAATAAAGCCGAGCAATCAGACTCATAGTCTGACCACCATAATGAGTCACCaagcagttgtgaaccatcacCAAGCAgagtatcccaagtaaggcttgccagaaggatgtaaggagctaaagttcaaaatcaaaaattttctcgctgtgaaccaagtgtgcccacttagagtccgaccacgagaaagggaggtaATCGTCTTCAACTTtaggaggcacggagtcttccagattagagaaaacacactcaccataaggtgaagtgtgcccacttagtccccgagcctgacagtaggtgacgtagtcacatggcgCCAAggtccagaaagtagaagaaaggcaaaagaccagtcgagcaggcaaccagtccatgggTGGAGCCCTAAAATGAAAAGCACACAGTcattgcaaggtgaagtgtgcccacttagtccctgagcctgatagtaggtgacgtgatcacgtggtgctagggtcaaaaaACAACAGTACAAGAAGAAAGTCCccagtgtggtgaggaaccaagtcgtaatgatgacatagtccccgagccacaagtggaaatctcaGAGAAAAAACTGAAGTAATAGTTGTACAatagaaattactgagccttgatggtattgTGGAGAAGTCGACGAATATTCGGCGTGTAGTTCCAAGTTGCGTCGGAGAATAGGCGATATGGGCCGCAATTGTGCAGAAGCCCAGATAACGGCCCAGCATGCTGCTTCAGGGAATTTGAAagggcgcaaatcatggtacggttttccaaaaacccttgatTGCGAAAAGTGGAGAGGTTGCCTTTATAACTACGTCGCCACACTCCGCACTTCCGCCACCAGTCCCAATCTAGATCTGAGAAATGGCACCGAAGAGGAGAGGTGGTAACCCGAAGAAGGCGGCCGCCAGAGTAAGCCGTGATAAGGAATGGGTGCCGTCACTCATGGGAGAGACGAAGATCAATGATATGGTGGAGgcaggcgttcttcctgaccgacTCACCGCCGGATAGCGTCCGGCCGACGAtgagccctatccgatgccacaCATCGACGAAGCTGTAGTGCTTGAAGATTGTTTCTGGCGTGGATTAGGACTTCTAGTACATCCGTTCTTGCaggatctgttggagttctagGGAGTGAGTTTGTGCAATCTGCATCCAAACACCATTTTGCACACTGTTGTGTTTATCCATTTCTGCAAGgcatatcttggcattcttccccacttcaatcttttttgacacctgttctggctaaagaagaagggcaggggtggttccaaggtggtcggctaTGTGTATCTACAGCTCCACGATGGGATGGCGGGCGAGTACATTACTGTGTCGCTGAAtacctcgctgaaggggtggaatgccaggtggttctacatgaagcagagtcatCCTGCCGTCTGTTACGACATCGACTAAATTCCAGAGAACTAGAAGAGATAGACGGAGAAGCCGACCAATGCTGATATGGAtcaagtgaaggagctccttggctgataaagggcatgaagatgaATGGAGTGGTTGTGGCGGTGAGCTTTATAGTGCGTTGCATCTAGCCCTGTAAGGAGAGGGCCCAtccgggctttgacttcaagagAGACACTAACGGCACCCGAGAGAGGTCAAAGAAACTGACGAAGGAGGCTGTGCTACGCCGGGCCAGAGTTATTCGCTCTAAATGTGCCATTCAGCGTGCCAAGGCAGCCGAGAGCCTTAAACTGCatgaacccacctcctcaggtaaaaatctcGACTATTGTTCCTGGTGATTTTATCTCATGCCGgtgccgagcagtgaactgattcgcttgtggaaagatccatttgtaggaaaGGGCGACATACTTCTCAGGCATGCCAAGGAGTGATTGGCCGAAGGCAATAGACGCCAAGCCAACCACTCAGCCGAAGGAAGGTGCCGTCAGCACCTCATCTGAATCTGGAGGCATAAGTGCTAGTCGGACAAAGAGTCTCCCTAGTGTCGGAGAAGGTCCGGGGAAAAGGGTGGCGCAAGATGAGCCAACCCGAAAGAAGAAAACAACATCAGATGTAGCTCCCCGTAGGATAGGTGACATCTTGCTTGGTGGCGGTCGAACCACTCGGACACAAAGTGTGGCGATatccgagtggtcggatgatgatgaGGCTCTCGTAGCTCCCTCTCCGGGCACTAAGGCGCCATCACACAACATGCGCGCGGAGGTGCAATcggagggaggggaaggagtccccAAGCAACAGGCGGAAGAGATGCCAATGGCGGGGGCCGTAAGACCTCTAGCCTAGGCCACGCGGGTTGACCCTAGGGTAGCCCCAAGGTGCTCGGGGAGGTAGCACCGGTTTAGAACCGTCTACCGAGAAGCTGatgtgtaagtatctttgccttAGGATTAGTAGCTTTCTGATTTTTATAGTTGTGGTGACCGATGAGCTGATCTGATGCAGGATGGGGTGCGCGGAGGACCTGAATCCTTTGGGCCAGACTAGCGAGCAGCCGGGGGCTATTCCCGGTGTAGAGACATTATAGATGGACTCCACCCTAGAGTCCCCGGGCGCTCATCGGTCTATGGAGGAGTCAACCACCACTGCTGATGGAGGTGGCAGCGGAGAGCGGTTGGCGACGATGAGAGCCACCGAGTCTTTAGAGGCAGAGGTGGGAGCTACTGATGTCGTGCCAGAGTCTAGGGCATAGAGGCCGACAACTTCGAAGGAGCAAGCAGCGCGCTCAGAGTTGCCACAGGGCATGGTCGGTCGCTTTGTGTGGCCACCAAGCCCCCAGGGAGCGCCATCGAGCCCCGAGGGAGTGACACCAGCTAtgaaggaagaggacgaggtcgaggagtTTGAGCGTGAAGAATCACGACCTTAAGCCGTTAGCATCATCCGCAAGCGGGGGGACGAAGTTGTGGTTGTAGAGGAGGACACCtccagggaggtgaagaggctatggTCCACTCTTTCCATAGCcatgaagcaaattgaggttaaTATTGCATCAGCGATGTCCGTATTTAGCGTTGGAGAAGAACGTCTAGAGGACCTAGCGCGAATGGGATCTTGCTGAATCCAACGccaaggacctagagtaccaaaagggcaTCCTATCCGAGCAGCTAAAAACCATCTCCGAGCAGCTAGAGCGCACCTCCGAGTAGCTAAACAACATGTCTGAGCAGTTGGGGCGCACCTCTGAGCAGCTGAGAGGCGTCtctgagcagaagaaaggtactaAGTATCGGTGAGTTTATTCTGTATTGCTAAACAGTCTTGACATTGCTATACACCGttatgtttgtagagcaagatgcggagcttggCTAGTTATGAGAAGTCATCGGTCAACTCCAAGCAAAGAAGGAGAAAGCGTTTGGGCGAGCGGAGAAAATGGCCGAGGATCTGGAAGGTGAGTAATTCATGGTCAGAGTTGTTGCAGAAATAATTTCATCACTTGACAAATCCCTTTGGTGTCTACTAAATACTGTCAAAGGACAAGGGCACAGTTTGACATGCTGGAGCTAGAGGCCAAGACCCAGAGGGGAAAACTTGATGTCGTGGTGGCTGGAGTTAGGCCGGTGCTCGACTATATCGACATGGAGGTTGCTCCTCAGCCTAACAATAGTCCACCATGTCTGGATGCCATCATCGACAGGTGCAAAGCGgtgtgggagagcttcaagagcttcaaccacggCGCCACTATCTCTGTCGTGACACACACCCTGGTGGTGGTCCGGTCTCACAACCCTGCCATCAATCTTTGAGCAATAGGGGATGGATTCGCTAGAGGGACAGGTGTGATGAAGCAGGAGCAGCtgaaggatgaggtggaggacacaaCAAAGAGTCTGGCCGACGATGTTGATCTGTTTGGCGAGGCAGATGGTGATGGACAAACCTCAGTGGAGCGG is from Miscanthus floridulus cultivar M001 chromosome 7, ASM1932011v1, whole genome shotgun sequence and encodes:
- the LOC136466756 gene encoding GDSL esterase/lipase At2g04570-like, coding for MSALRHSLPIILLQLYMLCVLPPAAAKVTALIVFGDSTVDTGNNNYISTLLKSDFAPYGRDLRPPGSGSGGQPTGRFSNGRLAVDFISEAFGLPPLVPAYLDPNVNMSSLATGACFASAGAGYDNATSDLFSVLPLWKELDYFKEYAAKLRSFQGEDRAQETLSEALYVVSMGTNDFLENYYAVRSGHAAEYAESASGYAGYLLGVAESFARALHALGARKLDLNGLPPMGCLPLERHAVTGACTEEYNDVARAFNAGLRDLVARLDGDGGARVVYGDVYGPVADVLADPAAYGFEDIRAGCCGTTGRFEMGYMCNEASPLTCADAGKYAFWDAIHPTEHLHCFLADRKMNTTLYVFQS